From the Brachyhypopomus gauderio isolate BG-103 chromosome 5, BGAUD_0.2, whole genome shotgun sequence genome, one window contains:
- the agbl5 gene encoding cytosolic carboxypeptidase-like protein 5 isoform X1, which translates to MEAHFGSVVFSSRFDSGNLGRVERVEGCGEGAGAASSSLSHADYEFNVWTKPDCVDTEFENGNRSWFYFSVRGVPPGKLLKINVMNLNKQNKLYSQGMAPLVRTAPGKTRWERVRERPTFEMSESQFTLSFVHRVLDVRGAVTFLAFCYPFSYTECQDLLLQLDQRMLSTAHALGPCSPADGLYYHRELLCYSLDGHRVDLLTVTSCHGMLEEREPRLDKLFPDHSTPRPHRFTGKQVFFLSSRVHPGETPSSFVFNGFLNFILSRDDPRAQTLRRMFVFKLIPMLNPDGVVRGHYRTDSRGVNLNRQYMNPSAELHPSIYGAKCLLLYHHQHNRLNTNTTSALKSSNQSNTSTLPLPSERERYLNCRNEAERLEGPTLDLSEIPMQLEDRWAKGGVDGEVGPCDENQSTPSRSEAPCVSNPAPAEQIPPHESGVAYYIDLHGHASKRGCFMYGNNLADEVQQVENLMYPKLISLNCAHFDFLGCNFSERNMYARDKRDGQSKEGSGRVAIHKAIGLVHSYTLECNYNTGRSVNTIPPACHDNGRATPPPPPTFPPKYTPEVYEQVGRAVAVAALDMAECNPWSRLVLSEHNSLGKLRASMLKHVRNSKGLGASTRRNPHKASSPPKTSGLSNSVSENSLSRSRGNGGPGNRPTASQLKSSPSFTFGWSSSGNASSTHKPSHKALGPVRESKAQEKRRSHHLNHRLSLRSPSNSQPVPSHTPLSPSFSSSSSSSSSPSSTSSGSGVGVATAPCSFSTAGNNSLDFQSTSRSKDCTLWSGRSIRTGKAGPAHLFPSQPSEGLVSQTCVKEGSTPYLSPIQYSRCEFHPRPSRIPVRKAESVGSPPLVCEVPTMNVWKLIKPGIRKHLTGKGRAAVCTTTRTLRSSAQNLHHPDHTHTPSTQATSKQQSDPPEARDSETRPKCGSVTLFPEA; encoded by the exons ATGGAGGCCCACTTTGGGAGCGTGGTGTTCAGCTCACGCTTCGACTCTGGAAACCTGGGTCGGGTGGAGCGTGTGGAAGGCTGTGGAGAAGGGGCTGGTGCCGCgagctcctctctctcacatgctGATTATGAGTTCAACGTCTGGACCAAACCCGACTGCGTGGACACTGAGTTTGAGAACGGTAACCG GTCGTGGTTCTACTTCAGCGTGCGCGGAGTGCCGCCTGGTAAGCTGCTGAAGATTAACGTGATGAATCTGAACAAGCAGAATAAGCTGTACTCTCAGGGCATGGCTCCGCTCGTGCGCACCGCCCCGGGGAAGACGCGCTGGGAGAGAGTCCGGGAGCGGCCCACGTTTGAG ATgtctgagagtcagttcacgcTGTCGTTTGTGCACCGTGTGCTGGACGTGAGGGGCGCCGTCACATTTCTGGCCTTCTGCTACCCGTTCTCCTACACCGAGTGCCAGGACCTGCTTCTGCAGCTCGACCAGAGGATGCTCAGCACCGCTCATGCCCTGGGGCCCTGCAG CCCAGCCGACGGCCTCTACTACCACCGGGAGCTGCTGTGTTACTCTCTAGATGGCCACCGTGTGGACCTGCTGACTGTGACGTCCTGTCACGGCATGTTGGAGGAGAGGGAGCCCCGGCTGGACAAACTCTTCCCAGACCACAGCACGCCACGACCACACCGCTTCACTGGCAAACAG gtgttcTTCCTCAGCAGTAGGGTCCATCCTGGTGAGACTCCCTCCAGCTTCGTGTTCAACGGGTTCCTGAATTTTATCCTGAGTAGGGACGACCCGCGTGCTCAGACGCTGCGACGAATGTTTGTCTTTAAGCTCATTCCCATGCTCAACCCCGACGGGGTCGTCAGGGGTCACTACAG gaCGGACTCTCGTGGAGTGAATCTTAACCGGCAGTACATGAATCCGAGTGCTGAGCTCCATCCCTCTATATACGGGGCCAAGTGTCTCCTCCTGTACCACCACCAGCACAACCGcctcaacaccaacaccacctccgcCCTCAAAAGCTCCAACCAATCAAACACCTCCACCTTGCCCTTACCCAGCGAGCGGGAGCGCTACCTCAACTGTCGTAATGAGGCTGAGAGGTTGGAGGGCCCGACCCTTGACCTGTCTGAGATACCCATGCAGCTGGAGGACAGGTGGGCTAAAGGTGGAGTTGATGGAGAGGTGGGGCCCTGTGATGAAAACCAGTCCACTCCAAGTCGGAGCGAGGCCCCGTGTGTGTCTAACCCCGCCCCTGCAGAGCAGATCCCGCCCCATGAGAGTGGAGTGGCCTATTACATAGACCTCCATGGCCACGCCTCCAAAAGAGGATGTTTTATGTATGGGAACAACCTGGCTGATGAGGTACAgcag GTGGAGAACCTGATGTATCCCAAGCTGATCTCTCTGAACTGCGCTCACTTCGACTTCCTTGGCTGTAATTTCTCGGAGAGGAACATGTACGCCCGGGACAAGCGTGACGGTCAGTCCAAAGAGGGCAGCGGCAGGGTGGCCATTCACAAAGCCATCGGCCTTGTTCACAG TTACACTCTGGAGTGTAACTATAACACCGGCCGCTCCGTAAACACTATTCCACCCGCCTGCCATGACAACGGCCGGgcgaccccgccccctccccctacCTTCCCTCCCAAGTACACACCTGAGGTGTATGAACAG GTGGGACGGGCGGTTGCCGTGGCAGCGTTGGACATGGCCGAGTGCAACCCGTGGTCCCGGCTGGTCCTGTCCGAACACAACAGCCTGGGCAAGTTAAGGGCCTCCATGCTCAAACACGTGCGGAACAGCAAGGGCTTGGGCGCCAGCACACGCAGAAACCCCCACAAGGCCTCCAGCCCACCCAAGACCTC TGGCCTGAGCAACTCTGTTTCGGAGAACTCGCTGAGCCGCAGTCGTGGCAACGGTGGCCCTGGGAACCGGCCGACAGCGTCACAGCTGAAGAGTTCCCCCAGCTTCACGTTTGGCTGGAGCAGCTCTGGAAACGCCTCCAGCACACACAAGCCCTCCCACAAAGCTCTGGGACCAGTCAGGG AGTCTAAAGCTCAGGAGAAGAGGCGATCTCATCACCTCAATCACCGCCTCTCACTCCGGTCTCCTAGCAACAGCCAGccagtcccctcacacactcccctctccccttccTTCTCCTCGTCTTCCTCGTCTTCGTCTTCCCCCTCCTCCACGTCGTCCGGGAGCGGCGTGGGCGTGGCCACGGCCCCCTGCTCCTTCAGCACGGCAG GCAACAACAGCTTGGACTTCCAGTCGACATCGCGAAGCAAAGATTGCACTTTGTGGAGTGGGAGGAGCATCAGGACTGGCAaagcaggccccgcccacctgttCCCATCACAGCCCAGTGAGGGGCTGGTGTCACAG acctgTGTGAAGGAGGGCTCCACCCCGTATCTCTCACCCATTCAATACAGCAG GTGTGAGTTCCATCCACGGCCCAGTCGAATCCCAGTGCGGAAAGCAGAGAGTGTTGGCTCTCCTCCCCTGGTCTGCGAGGTCCCAACCATGAATGTGTGGAAGCTCATCAAACCAGGCATCAGAAAGCACCTGACAG GGAAGGGCAGAGCTGCTGTGTGCACGACTACCAGAACTCTGAGGAGTTCTGCTCAAAACCTTCACCACCctgatcacactcacacaccttctACACAAGCCACAAGCAAACAG CAGAGTGACCCTCCAGAGGCCAGGGACTCTGAGACCAGACCCAAGTGTGGCAGTGTGACCCTATTTCCAGAGGCCtga
- the agbl5 gene encoding cytosolic carboxypeptidase-like protein 5 isoform X4, with amino-acid sequence MEAHFGSVVFSSRFDSGNLGRVERVEGCGEGAGAASSSLSHADYEFNVWTKPDCVDTEFENGNRSWFYFSVRGVPPGKLLKINVMNLNKQNKLYSQGMAPLVRTAPGKTRWERVRERPTFEMSESQFTLSFVHRVLDVRGAVTFLAFCYPFSYTECQDLLLQLDQRMLSTAHALGPCSPADGLYYHRELLCYSLDGHRVDLLTVTSCHGMLEEREPRLDKLFPDHSTPRPHRFTGKQVFFLSSRVHPGETPSSFVFNGFLNFILSRDDPRAQTLRRMFVFKLIPMLNPDGVVRGHYRTDSRGVNLNRQYMNPSAELHPSIYGAKCLLLYHHQHNRLNTNTTSALKSSNQSNTSTLPLPSERERYLNCRNEAERLEGPTLDLSEIPMQLEDRWAKGGVDGEVGPCDENQSTPSRSEAPCVSNPAPAEQIPPHESGVAYYIDLHGHASKRGCFMYGNNLADEVQQVENLMYPKLISLNCAHFDFLGCNFSERNMYARDKRDGQSKEGSGRVAIHKAIGLVHSYTLECNYNTGRSVNTIPPACHDNGRATPPPPPTFPPKYTPEVYEQVGRAVAVAALDMAECNPWSRLVLSEHNSLGKLRASMLKHVRNSKGLGASTRRNPHKASSPPKTSGLSNSVSENSLSRSRGNGGPGNRPTASQLKSSPSFTFGWSSSGNASSTHKPSHKALGPVRESKAQEKRRSHHLNHRLSLRSPSNSQPVPSHTPLSPSFSSSSSSSSSPSSTSSGSGVGVATAPCSFSTAGNNSLDFQSTSRSKDCTLWSGRSIRTGKAGPAHLFPSQPSEGLVSQTCVKEGSTPYLSPIQYSRCEFHPRPSRIPVRKAESVGSPPLVCEVPTMNVWKLIKPGIRKHLTGKGRAAVCTTTRTLRSSAQNLHHPDHTHTPSTQATSKQLHTYH; translated from the exons ATGGAGGCCCACTTTGGGAGCGTGGTGTTCAGCTCACGCTTCGACTCTGGAAACCTGGGTCGGGTGGAGCGTGTGGAAGGCTGTGGAGAAGGGGCTGGTGCCGCgagctcctctctctcacatgctGATTATGAGTTCAACGTCTGGACCAAACCCGACTGCGTGGACACTGAGTTTGAGAACGGTAACCG GTCGTGGTTCTACTTCAGCGTGCGCGGAGTGCCGCCTGGTAAGCTGCTGAAGATTAACGTGATGAATCTGAACAAGCAGAATAAGCTGTACTCTCAGGGCATGGCTCCGCTCGTGCGCACCGCCCCGGGGAAGACGCGCTGGGAGAGAGTCCGGGAGCGGCCCACGTTTGAG ATgtctgagagtcagttcacgcTGTCGTTTGTGCACCGTGTGCTGGACGTGAGGGGCGCCGTCACATTTCTGGCCTTCTGCTACCCGTTCTCCTACACCGAGTGCCAGGACCTGCTTCTGCAGCTCGACCAGAGGATGCTCAGCACCGCTCATGCCCTGGGGCCCTGCAG CCCAGCCGACGGCCTCTACTACCACCGGGAGCTGCTGTGTTACTCTCTAGATGGCCACCGTGTGGACCTGCTGACTGTGACGTCCTGTCACGGCATGTTGGAGGAGAGGGAGCCCCGGCTGGACAAACTCTTCCCAGACCACAGCACGCCACGACCACACCGCTTCACTGGCAAACAG gtgttcTTCCTCAGCAGTAGGGTCCATCCTGGTGAGACTCCCTCCAGCTTCGTGTTCAACGGGTTCCTGAATTTTATCCTGAGTAGGGACGACCCGCGTGCTCAGACGCTGCGACGAATGTTTGTCTTTAAGCTCATTCCCATGCTCAACCCCGACGGGGTCGTCAGGGGTCACTACAG gaCGGACTCTCGTGGAGTGAATCTTAACCGGCAGTACATGAATCCGAGTGCTGAGCTCCATCCCTCTATATACGGGGCCAAGTGTCTCCTCCTGTACCACCACCAGCACAACCGcctcaacaccaacaccacctccgcCCTCAAAAGCTCCAACCAATCAAACACCTCCACCTTGCCCTTACCCAGCGAGCGGGAGCGCTACCTCAACTGTCGTAATGAGGCTGAGAGGTTGGAGGGCCCGACCCTTGACCTGTCTGAGATACCCATGCAGCTGGAGGACAGGTGGGCTAAAGGTGGAGTTGATGGAGAGGTGGGGCCCTGTGATGAAAACCAGTCCACTCCAAGTCGGAGCGAGGCCCCGTGTGTGTCTAACCCCGCCCCTGCAGAGCAGATCCCGCCCCATGAGAGTGGAGTGGCCTATTACATAGACCTCCATGGCCACGCCTCCAAAAGAGGATGTTTTATGTATGGGAACAACCTGGCTGATGAGGTACAgcag GTGGAGAACCTGATGTATCCCAAGCTGATCTCTCTGAACTGCGCTCACTTCGACTTCCTTGGCTGTAATTTCTCGGAGAGGAACATGTACGCCCGGGACAAGCGTGACGGTCAGTCCAAAGAGGGCAGCGGCAGGGTGGCCATTCACAAAGCCATCGGCCTTGTTCACAG TTACACTCTGGAGTGTAACTATAACACCGGCCGCTCCGTAAACACTATTCCACCCGCCTGCCATGACAACGGCCGGgcgaccccgccccctccccctacCTTCCCTCCCAAGTACACACCTGAGGTGTATGAACAG GTGGGACGGGCGGTTGCCGTGGCAGCGTTGGACATGGCCGAGTGCAACCCGTGGTCCCGGCTGGTCCTGTCCGAACACAACAGCCTGGGCAAGTTAAGGGCCTCCATGCTCAAACACGTGCGGAACAGCAAGGGCTTGGGCGCCAGCACACGCAGAAACCCCCACAAGGCCTCCAGCCCACCCAAGACCTC TGGCCTGAGCAACTCTGTTTCGGAGAACTCGCTGAGCCGCAGTCGTGGCAACGGTGGCCCTGGGAACCGGCCGACAGCGTCACAGCTGAAGAGTTCCCCCAGCTTCACGTTTGGCTGGAGCAGCTCTGGAAACGCCTCCAGCACACACAAGCCCTCCCACAAAGCTCTGGGACCAGTCAGGG AGTCTAAAGCTCAGGAGAAGAGGCGATCTCATCACCTCAATCACCGCCTCTCACTCCGGTCTCCTAGCAACAGCCAGccagtcccctcacacactcccctctccccttccTTCTCCTCGTCTTCCTCGTCTTCGTCTTCCCCCTCCTCCACGTCGTCCGGGAGCGGCGTGGGCGTGGCCACGGCCCCCTGCTCCTTCAGCACGGCAG GCAACAACAGCTTGGACTTCCAGTCGACATCGCGAAGCAAAGATTGCACTTTGTGGAGTGGGAGGAGCATCAGGACTGGCAaagcaggccccgcccacctgttCCCATCACAGCCCAGTGAGGGGCTGGTGTCACAG acctgTGTGAAGGAGGGCTCCACCCCGTATCTCTCACCCATTCAATACAGCAG GTGTGAGTTCCATCCACGGCCCAGTCGAATCCCAGTGCGGAAAGCAGAGAGTGTTGGCTCTCCTCCCCTGGTCTGCGAGGTCCCAACCATGAATGTGTGGAAGCTCATCAAACCAGGCATCAGAAAGCACCTGACAG GGAAGGGCAGAGCTGCTGTGTGCACGACTACCAGAACTCTGAGGAGTTCTGCTCAAAACCTTCACCACCctgatcacactcacacaccttctACACAAGCCACAAGCAAACAG ctACATACATATCACTGA
- the agbl5 gene encoding cytosolic carboxypeptidase-like protein 5 isoform X3, which translates to MEAHFGSVVFSSRFDSGNLGRVERVEGCGEGAGAASSSLSHADYEFNVWTKPDCVDTEFENGNRSWFYFSVRGVPPGKLLKINVMNLNKQNKLYSQGMAPLVRTAPGKTRWERVRERPTFEMSESQFTLSFVHRVLDVRGAVTFLAFCYPFSYTECQDLLLQLDQRMLSTAHALGPCSPADGLYYHRELLCYSLDGHRVDLLTVTSCHGMLEEREPRLDKLFPDHSTPRPHRFTGKQVFFLSSRVHPGETPSSFVFNGFLNFILSRDDPRAQTLRRMFVFKLIPMLNPDGVVRGHYRTDSRGVNLNRQYMNPSAELHPSIYGAKCLLLYHHQHNRLNTNTTSALKSSNQSNTSTLPLPSERERYLNCRNEAERLEGPTLDLSEIPMQLEDRWAKGGVDGEVGPCDENQSTPSRSEAPCVSNPAPAEQIPPHESGVAYYIDLHGHASKRGCFMYGNNLADEVQQVENLMYPKLISLNCAHFDFLGCNFSERNMYARDKRDGQSKEGSGRVAIHKAIGLVHSYTLECNYNTGRSVNTIPPACHDNGRATPPPPPTFPPKYTPEVYEQVGRAVAVAALDMAECNPWSRLVLSEHNSLGKLRASMLKHVRNSKGLGASTRRNPHKASSPPKTSGLSNSVSENSLSRSRGNGGPGNRPTASQLKSSPSFTFGWSSSGNASSTHKPSHKALGPVRESKAQEKRRSHHLNHRLSLRSPSNSQPVPSHTPLSPSFSSSSSSSSSPSSTSSGSGVGVATAPCSFSTAGNNSLDFQSTSRSKDCTLWSGRSIRTGKAGPAHLFPSQPSEGLVSQTCVKEGSTPYLSPIQYSRCEFHPRPSRIPVRKAESVGSPPLVCEVPTMNVWKLIKPGIRKHLTGKGRAAVCTTTRTLRSSAQNLHHPDHTHTPSTQATSKQDRHPIMS; encoded by the exons ATGGAGGCCCACTTTGGGAGCGTGGTGTTCAGCTCACGCTTCGACTCTGGAAACCTGGGTCGGGTGGAGCGTGTGGAAGGCTGTGGAGAAGGGGCTGGTGCCGCgagctcctctctctcacatgctGATTATGAGTTCAACGTCTGGACCAAACCCGACTGCGTGGACACTGAGTTTGAGAACGGTAACCG GTCGTGGTTCTACTTCAGCGTGCGCGGAGTGCCGCCTGGTAAGCTGCTGAAGATTAACGTGATGAATCTGAACAAGCAGAATAAGCTGTACTCTCAGGGCATGGCTCCGCTCGTGCGCACCGCCCCGGGGAAGACGCGCTGGGAGAGAGTCCGGGAGCGGCCCACGTTTGAG ATgtctgagagtcagttcacgcTGTCGTTTGTGCACCGTGTGCTGGACGTGAGGGGCGCCGTCACATTTCTGGCCTTCTGCTACCCGTTCTCCTACACCGAGTGCCAGGACCTGCTTCTGCAGCTCGACCAGAGGATGCTCAGCACCGCTCATGCCCTGGGGCCCTGCAG CCCAGCCGACGGCCTCTACTACCACCGGGAGCTGCTGTGTTACTCTCTAGATGGCCACCGTGTGGACCTGCTGACTGTGACGTCCTGTCACGGCATGTTGGAGGAGAGGGAGCCCCGGCTGGACAAACTCTTCCCAGACCACAGCACGCCACGACCACACCGCTTCACTGGCAAACAG gtgttcTTCCTCAGCAGTAGGGTCCATCCTGGTGAGACTCCCTCCAGCTTCGTGTTCAACGGGTTCCTGAATTTTATCCTGAGTAGGGACGACCCGCGTGCTCAGACGCTGCGACGAATGTTTGTCTTTAAGCTCATTCCCATGCTCAACCCCGACGGGGTCGTCAGGGGTCACTACAG gaCGGACTCTCGTGGAGTGAATCTTAACCGGCAGTACATGAATCCGAGTGCTGAGCTCCATCCCTCTATATACGGGGCCAAGTGTCTCCTCCTGTACCACCACCAGCACAACCGcctcaacaccaacaccacctccgcCCTCAAAAGCTCCAACCAATCAAACACCTCCACCTTGCCCTTACCCAGCGAGCGGGAGCGCTACCTCAACTGTCGTAATGAGGCTGAGAGGTTGGAGGGCCCGACCCTTGACCTGTCTGAGATACCCATGCAGCTGGAGGACAGGTGGGCTAAAGGTGGAGTTGATGGAGAGGTGGGGCCCTGTGATGAAAACCAGTCCACTCCAAGTCGGAGCGAGGCCCCGTGTGTGTCTAACCCCGCCCCTGCAGAGCAGATCCCGCCCCATGAGAGTGGAGTGGCCTATTACATAGACCTCCATGGCCACGCCTCCAAAAGAGGATGTTTTATGTATGGGAACAACCTGGCTGATGAGGTACAgcag GTGGAGAACCTGATGTATCCCAAGCTGATCTCTCTGAACTGCGCTCACTTCGACTTCCTTGGCTGTAATTTCTCGGAGAGGAACATGTACGCCCGGGACAAGCGTGACGGTCAGTCCAAAGAGGGCAGCGGCAGGGTGGCCATTCACAAAGCCATCGGCCTTGTTCACAG TTACACTCTGGAGTGTAACTATAACACCGGCCGCTCCGTAAACACTATTCCACCCGCCTGCCATGACAACGGCCGGgcgaccccgccccctccccctacCTTCCCTCCCAAGTACACACCTGAGGTGTATGAACAG GTGGGACGGGCGGTTGCCGTGGCAGCGTTGGACATGGCCGAGTGCAACCCGTGGTCCCGGCTGGTCCTGTCCGAACACAACAGCCTGGGCAAGTTAAGGGCCTCCATGCTCAAACACGTGCGGAACAGCAAGGGCTTGGGCGCCAGCACACGCAGAAACCCCCACAAGGCCTCCAGCCCACCCAAGACCTC TGGCCTGAGCAACTCTGTTTCGGAGAACTCGCTGAGCCGCAGTCGTGGCAACGGTGGCCCTGGGAACCGGCCGACAGCGTCACAGCTGAAGAGTTCCCCCAGCTTCACGTTTGGCTGGAGCAGCTCTGGAAACGCCTCCAGCACACACAAGCCCTCCCACAAAGCTCTGGGACCAGTCAGGG AGTCTAAAGCTCAGGAGAAGAGGCGATCTCATCACCTCAATCACCGCCTCTCACTCCGGTCTCCTAGCAACAGCCAGccagtcccctcacacactcccctctccccttccTTCTCCTCGTCTTCCTCGTCTTCGTCTTCCCCCTCCTCCACGTCGTCCGGGAGCGGCGTGGGCGTGGCCACGGCCCCCTGCTCCTTCAGCACGGCAG GCAACAACAGCTTGGACTTCCAGTCGACATCGCGAAGCAAAGATTGCACTTTGTGGAGTGGGAGGAGCATCAGGACTGGCAaagcaggccccgcccacctgttCCCATCACAGCCCAGTGAGGGGCTGGTGTCACAG acctgTGTGAAGGAGGGCTCCACCCCGTATCTCTCACCCATTCAATACAGCAG GTGTGAGTTCCATCCACGGCCCAGTCGAATCCCAGTGCGGAAAGCAGAGAGTGTTGGCTCTCCTCCCCTGGTCTGCGAGGTCCCAACCATGAATGTGTGGAAGCTCATCAAACCAGGCATCAGAAAGCACCTGACAG GGAAGGGCAGAGCTGCTGTGTGCACGACTACCAGAACTCTGAGGAGTTCTGCTCAAAACCTTCACCACCctgatcacactcacacaccttctACACAAGCCACAAGCAAACAG gaCAGGCATCCAATAATGTCATGA
- the agbl5 gene encoding cytosolic carboxypeptidase-like protein 5 isoform X5: MEAHFGSVVFSSRFDSGNLGRVERVEGCGEGAGAASSSLSHADYEFNVWTKPDCVDTEFENGNRSWFYFSVRGVPPGKLLKINVMNLNKQNKLYSQGMAPLVRTAPGKTRWERVRERPTFEMSESQFTLSFVHRVLDVRGAVTFLAFCYPFSYTECQDLLLQLDQRMLSTAHALGPCSPADGLYYHRELLCYSLDGHRVDLLTVTSCHGMLEEREPRLDKLFPDHSTPRPHRFTGKQVFFLSSRVHPGETPSSFVFNGFLNFILSRDDPRAQTLRRMFVFKLIPMLNPDGVVRGHYRTDSRGVNLNRQYMNPSAELHPSIYGAKCLLLYHHQHNRLNTNTTSALKSSNQSNTSTLPLPSERERYLNCRNEAERLEGPTLDLSEIPMQLEDRWAKGGVDGEVGPCDENQSTPSRSEAPCVSNPAPAEQIPPHESGVAYYIDLHGHASKRGCFMYGNNLADEVQQVENLMYPKLISLNCAHFDFLGCNFSERNMYARDKRDGQSKEGSGRVAIHKAIGLVHSYTLECNYNTGRSVNTIPPACHDNGRATPPPPPTFPPKYTPEVYEQVGRAVAVAALDMAECNPWSRLVLSEHNSLGKLRASMLKHVRNSKGLGASTRRNPHKASSPPKTSGLSNSVSENSLSRSRGNGGPGNRPTASQLKSSPSFTFGWSSSGNASSTHKPSHKALGPVRGNNSLDFQSTSRSKDCTLWSGRSIRTGKAGPAHLFPSQPSEGLVSQTCVKEGSTPYLSPIQYSRCEFHPRPSRIPVRKAESVGSPPLVCEVPTMNVWKLIKPGIRKHLTGKGRAAVCTTTRTLRSSAQNLHHPDHTHTPSTQATSKQQSDPPEARDSETRPKCGSVTLFPEA, from the exons ATGGAGGCCCACTTTGGGAGCGTGGTGTTCAGCTCACGCTTCGACTCTGGAAACCTGGGTCGGGTGGAGCGTGTGGAAGGCTGTGGAGAAGGGGCTGGTGCCGCgagctcctctctctcacatgctGATTATGAGTTCAACGTCTGGACCAAACCCGACTGCGTGGACACTGAGTTTGAGAACGGTAACCG GTCGTGGTTCTACTTCAGCGTGCGCGGAGTGCCGCCTGGTAAGCTGCTGAAGATTAACGTGATGAATCTGAACAAGCAGAATAAGCTGTACTCTCAGGGCATGGCTCCGCTCGTGCGCACCGCCCCGGGGAAGACGCGCTGGGAGAGAGTCCGGGAGCGGCCCACGTTTGAG ATgtctgagagtcagttcacgcTGTCGTTTGTGCACCGTGTGCTGGACGTGAGGGGCGCCGTCACATTTCTGGCCTTCTGCTACCCGTTCTCCTACACCGAGTGCCAGGACCTGCTTCTGCAGCTCGACCAGAGGATGCTCAGCACCGCTCATGCCCTGGGGCCCTGCAG CCCAGCCGACGGCCTCTACTACCACCGGGAGCTGCTGTGTTACTCTCTAGATGGCCACCGTGTGGACCTGCTGACTGTGACGTCCTGTCACGGCATGTTGGAGGAGAGGGAGCCCCGGCTGGACAAACTCTTCCCAGACCACAGCACGCCACGACCACACCGCTTCACTGGCAAACAG gtgttcTTCCTCAGCAGTAGGGTCCATCCTGGTGAGACTCCCTCCAGCTTCGTGTTCAACGGGTTCCTGAATTTTATCCTGAGTAGGGACGACCCGCGTGCTCAGACGCTGCGACGAATGTTTGTCTTTAAGCTCATTCCCATGCTCAACCCCGACGGGGTCGTCAGGGGTCACTACAG gaCGGACTCTCGTGGAGTGAATCTTAACCGGCAGTACATGAATCCGAGTGCTGAGCTCCATCCCTCTATATACGGGGCCAAGTGTCTCCTCCTGTACCACCACCAGCACAACCGcctcaacaccaacaccacctccgcCCTCAAAAGCTCCAACCAATCAAACACCTCCACCTTGCCCTTACCCAGCGAGCGGGAGCGCTACCTCAACTGTCGTAATGAGGCTGAGAGGTTGGAGGGCCCGACCCTTGACCTGTCTGAGATACCCATGCAGCTGGAGGACAGGTGGGCTAAAGGTGGAGTTGATGGAGAGGTGGGGCCCTGTGATGAAAACCAGTCCACTCCAAGTCGGAGCGAGGCCCCGTGTGTGTCTAACCCCGCCCCTGCAGAGCAGATCCCGCCCCATGAGAGTGGAGTGGCCTATTACATAGACCTCCATGGCCACGCCTCCAAAAGAGGATGTTTTATGTATGGGAACAACCTGGCTGATGAGGTACAgcag GTGGAGAACCTGATGTATCCCAAGCTGATCTCTCTGAACTGCGCTCACTTCGACTTCCTTGGCTGTAATTTCTCGGAGAGGAACATGTACGCCCGGGACAAGCGTGACGGTCAGTCCAAAGAGGGCAGCGGCAGGGTGGCCATTCACAAAGCCATCGGCCTTGTTCACAG TTACACTCTGGAGTGTAACTATAACACCGGCCGCTCCGTAAACACTATTCCACCCGCCTGCCATGACAACGGCCGGgcgaccccgccccctccccctacCTTCCCTCCCAAGTACACACCTGAGGTGTATGAACAG GTGGGACGGGCGGTTGCCGTGGCAGCGTTGGACATGGCCGAGTGCAACCCGTGGTCCCGGCTGGTCCTGTCCGAACACAACAGCCTGGGCAAGTTAAGGGCCTCCATGCTCAAACACGTGCGGAACAGCAAGGGCTTGGGCGCCAGCACACGCAGAAACCCCCACAAGGCCTCCAGCCCACCCAAGACCTC TGGCCTGAGCAACTCTGTTTCGGAGAACTCGCTGAGCCGCAGTCGTGGCAACGGTGGCCCTGGGAACCGGCCGACAGCGTCACAGCTGAAGAGTTCCCCCAGCTTCACGTTTGGCTGGAGCAGCTCTGGAAACGCCTCCAGCACACACAAGCCCTCCCACAAAGCTCTGGGACCAGTCAGGG GCAACAACAGCTTGGACTTCCAGTCGACATCGCGAAGCAAAGATTGCACTTTGTGGAGTGGGAGGAGCATCAGGACTGGCAaagcaggccccgcccacctgttCCCATCACAGCCCAGTGAGGGGCTGGTGTCACAG acctgTGTGAAGGAGGGCTCCACCCCGTATCTCTCACCCATTCAATACAGCAG GTGTGAGTTCCATCCACGGCCCAGTCGAATCCCAGTGCGGAAAGCAGAGAGTGTTGGCTCTCCTCCCCTGGTCTGCGAGGTCCCAACCATGAATGTGTGGAAGCTCATCAAACCAGGCATCAGAAAGCACCTGACAG GGAAGGGCAGAGCTGCTGTGTGCACGACTACCAGAACTCTGAGGAGTTCTGCTCAAAACCTTCACCACCctgatcacactcacacaccttctACACAAGCCACAAGCAAACAG CAGAGTGACCCTCCAGAGGCCAGGGACTCTGAGACCAGACCCAAGTGTGGCAGTGTGACCCTATTTCCAGAGGCCtga